In a single window of the Oryctolagus cuniculus chromosome 9, mOryCun1.1, whole genome shotgun sequence genome:
- the HMGB1 gene encoding high mobility group protein B1 isoform X1 — translation MGKGDPKKPRGKMSSYAFFVQTCREEHKKKHPDASVNFSEFSKKCSERWKTMSAKEKGKFEDMAKADKARYEREMKTYIPPKGETKKKFKDPNAPKRPPSAFFLFCSEYRPKIKGEHPGLSIGDVAKKLGEMWNNTAADDKQPYEKKAAKLKEKYEKDIAAYRAKGKPDAAKKGVVKAEKSKKKKEEEEDEEDEEDEEEEEDEEDEDEEEDDDDE, via the exons ATGGGCAAAGGAGATCCTAAGAAGCCGAGAGGCAAAATGTCATCATATGCATTCTTTGTGCAAACTTGCCGGGAGGAGCATAAGAAGAAGCACCCAGATGCTTCCGTCAACTTCTCAGAGTTTTCTAAGAAGTGCTCAGAGAGGTGGAAG ACCATGTCTGctaaagagaagggaaaatttGAAGACATGGCAAAGGCGGACAAGGCTCGttatgaaagagaaatgaaaacctatATCCCTCCTAAAGGGGAGACAAAAAAGAAGTTCAAGGATCCCAATGCGCCCAAGAGGCCTCC TTCGGCctttttcttgttctgttctGAGTATCGCCCCAAAATCAAAGGAGAGCATCCTGGCCTGTCCATTGGTGATGTTGCAAAGAAACTGGGAGAGATGTGGAATAACACTGCTGCAGATGACAAGCAGCCCTACGAGAAGAAGGCTGCCAAGCTGAAGGAAAAGTACGAGAAG GATATTGCTGCATACCGAGCTAAAGGAAAACCTGATGCAGCGAAAAAGGGAGTCGTCAAGGCtgaaaagagcaagaaaaagaaggaagaggaggaggatgaagaagacgaagaggatgaggaggaagaggaagacgaggaagatgaagatgaagaagaagatgatgatgatgaataa